The proteins below come from a single Serratia fonticola genomic window:
- a CDS encoding MgtC/SapB family protein encodes MLVFIMHFIQTLITLSTASLLGAIIGYERQFRQRTAGLRTNTLVATSAAIFVHLAMTIDGSGGAVRVISYVVSGVGFLGAGAIMKEGMNIRGLNTAATLWGSAAVGTCAGCALYGDALAATLYVLAANTLLRPIVNMVNKQPFSDVNGESTYQICVIAIEHEQREALAKFKQVMQAENCFISHLDIEPFGDDDVEITATLMPASVTTTVLDKTVNTLLGDSMMKQAYYSRICGSG; translated from the coding sequence ATGTTGGTTTTTATCATGCATTTTATTCAAACATTAATAACGCTATCAACGGCATCTTTACTTGGCGCAATTATTGGCTATGAAAGACAGTTCCGGCAACGCACCGCCGGGTTACGCACCAATACACTTGTTGCCACCAGCGCAGCTATTTTTGTACATCTGGCCATGACCATTGATGGCAGTGGGGGTGCGGTAAGAGTGATTTCTTATGTGGTTTCTGGCGTCGGTTTTCTCGGAGCTGGGGCAATCATGAAAGAAGGAATGAATATCCGCGGCCTGAACACAGCGGCTACGCTTTGGGGATCGGCAGCCGTCGGTACCTGCGCGGGTTGCGCATTATATGGAGATGCTCTGGCCGCTACGTTATACGTACTGGCTGCCAATACACTGCTGCGCCCGATCGTCAATATGGTCAACAAACAACCTTTCAGCGATGTTAACGGTGAATCCACCTACCAGATCTGCGTGATTGCAATTGAACACGAGCAACGCGAAGCGTTAGCCAAATTCAAACAGGTGATGCAAGCCGAAAACTGCTTTATCTCGCACCTGGATATCGAGCCTTTTGGCGATGATGACGTAGAGATCACCGCAACTCTCATGCCCGCCTCTGTCACTACTACGGTACTTGATAAAACCGTCAATACTTTACTTGGCGATAGCATGATGAAGCAGGCCTATTACAGCAGAATTTGTGGCTCTGGTTAA
- a CDS encoding LysR family transcriptional regulator — protein MKSMPKLSHLTTFKEIVYCGSLHETSKKLAISQPTLSRIIKELEENIGSRLLERSNRGVRLTAVGEAFFQRIDAITNELRNTIYEFRGLKETGEKFLRLGMSTYPLLCYLPDALEIFNQRYPHSRIIVIEDCPEGLVAKLRNNELDLVVCNLSEGINCVDLVTQDFKCETFSLYQGNNQSSDELPLDDTKWVVPHSCTAGRLAMQDSSFPCTQQGNVVETDSFLATWCLVKQQGYLALLSDHIVAHYSPQLNLKKKSAEDINISACFYIIKRDEPMTSSITNDFTEILMAM, from the coding sequence ATGAAAAGTATGCCGAAATTATCTCACCTGACTACTTTTAAAGAAATTGTTTACTGCGGTAGCTTACATGAAACATCAAAAAAGCTGGCTATTTCACAACCGACACTCAGCCGTATTATTAAAGAACTTGAAGAAAATATAGGCTCGCGTCTTTTGGAACGCAGCAACCGCGGTGTACGGCTCACTGCGGTAGGCGAAGCGTTTTTTCAACGCATTGACGCTATCACCAATGAGTTAAGGAATACCATTTATGAATTCCGTGGACTGAAAGAAACCGGAGAGAAATTCTTGCGCCTAGGTATGAGCACCTATCCACTGCTATGCTATCTCCCCGACGCACTTGAGATCTTTAATCAGCGTTATCCACACAGCCGCATTATCGTGATTGAGGATTGCCCCGAGGGGTTGGTTGCCAAGTTGAGAAATAACGAACTGGATCTGGTGGTCTGCAACCTCAGCGAGGGGATTAACTGTGTCGATCTGGTAACGCAGGATTTCAAATGTGAAACGTTTTCGCTTTATCAAGGGAACAATCAGTCCTCTGATGAGCTGCCGCTGGACGATACAAAGTGGGTAGTCCCGCATTCCTGTACTGCCGGCCGTCTAGCGATGCAAGACTCCTCTTTCCCGTGCACGCAGCAGGGTAATGTCGTGGAAACTGATTCTTTCCTCGCCACCTGGTGTCTAGTGAAACAGCAGGGTTATCTCGCGCTATTAAGCGATCATATCGTGGCACATTACAGCCCACAGCTGAACCTCAAGAAAAAATCTGCTGAAGATATCAATATCAGCGCATGCTTTTATATTATTAAACGTGACGAGCCCATGACATCGTCCATTACTAACGATTTTACCGAGATCCTGATGGCGATGTGA
- a CDS encoding ABC transporter permease subunit: MHGSFDEHSVGAISLDTWNLFYYSLRTTMRFAIGMIWSLLFSIVFAVLAARYVPLRRVILPFVNFMESVPLVGFLTFTTVYFLGLYPHSVMGLECTAIFAVFTGQAWNMMLTLYQTLRIVPSELDEAARSFNYNPWQRFWRLEFIYSVPGLLWNAMVSQSAAWFALVASEAIPVNDKSVALPGVGSYIAEALAQQNLHAILFAVITLAANIIVLDQLVFRPLVRYTSRFKYEDVSANKTEGSSWFYNCLSYSHLGSMLSAALRMLADLWLFKLPQIWYGLRLHKLFRITAKANWLWRSTWYLAVVMTCAWFGYQLWEYFPKQYFAMMPEWMLLTTARVVAAMVLSIVIFTPLGVWIGMNPRLVKFFQPIIQILAAIPPNIFYPLIAAFIAVYHQDLGWWAIPMIMIGTQWYVLFNVIAGVTAIPSQITEVSETFGLRSFKWWRYYMLPAIFPYIVTGIISAAGGAWNSAIAAEVIQWGTTTISTTGLGAFISVVTDAGKNPESALGCAAMCSLVALCVIFIWQPLYRVAETKFKYD, encoded by the coding sequence ATGCACGGCTCGTTCGATGAACACAGCGTGGGCGCCATTAGTCTGGATACCTGGAATCTTTTCTATTACTCACTAAGAACGACAATGCGGTTTGCCATCGGCATGATTTGGTCATTGTTATTCTCTATTGTCTTTGCCGTCTTAGCGGCGCGCTACGTGCCGTTACGCAGGGTGATATTGCCTTTCGTCAACTTCATGGAGTCAGTACCCTTGGTGGGTTTTTTAACCTTCACCACGGTCTATTTTCTTGGCCTGTACCCACACAGCGTGATGGGGCTGGAGTGTACCGCTATCTTTGCGGTATTTACCGGCCAGGCATGGAACATGATGTTAACGTTGTACCAGACACTGCGCATCGTTCCAAGTGAACTGGATGAAGCCGCGCGCAGCTTCAACTACAATCCATGGCAACGATTCTGGCGGTTAGAGTTTATCTATTCCGTACCTGGGTTATTGTGGAATGCCATGGTGTCACAATCGGCTGCATGGTTCGCTCTGGTGGCGTCGGAGGCTATCCCGGTCAACGATAAATCGGTGGCATTGCCTGGTGTAGGTTCCTATATTGCCGAAGCGCTGGCGCAGCAAAACCTGCACGCTATTCTGTTTGCCGTGATCACATTGGCGGCTAATATTATCGTGCTCGACCAATTGGTTTTCCGCCCGTTGGTTCGCTATACCTCCCGTTTCAAATACGAAGATGTTAGCGCCAATAAAACTGAAGGCAGCTCATGGTTTTATAACTGCCTGAGTTATTCCCATCTAGGGTCAATGTTGTCAGCAGCCCTACGTATGCTGGCTGATTTATGGCTGTTTAAGCTGCCACAGATCTGGTACGGCCTTCGCTTGCATAAGCTGTTTCGCATCACCGCAAAAGCCAACTGGCTGTGGCGCAGCACTTGGTATCTCGCGGTGGTCATGACCTGTGCCTGGTTCGGTTATCAACTGTGGGAGTATTTCCCAAAGCAATACTTTGCCATGATGCCTGAATGGATGCTGCTGACCACTGCGCGCGTAGTGGCTGCAATGGTGCTCAGTATCGTGATTTTCACCCCACTCGGCGTCTGGATAGGTATGAATCCACGCCTAGTGAAATTCTTCCAGCCGATCATTCAAATCCTGGCTGCTATCCCACCCAATATTTTCTATCCTCTGATCGCCGCTTTTATCGCTGTTTACCATCAGGACCTTGGCTGGTGGGCGATTCCAATGATCATGATCGGCACTCAGTGGTATGTGTTGTTTAACGTCATTGCTGGCGTCACGGCAATCCCATCACAGATCACCGAAGTCAGCGAAACCTTCGGTTTACGGAGTTTCAAATGGTGGCGTTACTATATGCTGCCCGCGATTTTCCCCTACATCGTTACCGGCATTATTTCTGCAGCAGGCGGTGCCTGGAATAGCGCCATTGCAGCAGAAGTCATTCAATGGGGAACCACCACGATCAGTACTACCGGGCTGGGCGCTTTTATTTCAGTCGTGACCGATGCCGGTAAAAACCCGGAATCCGCCCTGGGCTGCGCTGCCATGTGCTCACTGGTAGCGTTATGCGTAATCTTTATCTGGCAGCCGCTGTATCGCGTAGCAGAAACCAAATTCAAATATGATTAA
- a CDS encoding winged helix-turn-helix domain-containing protein, whose protein sequence is MLKRYIIDTNLEFFPQNSQLTVLDGDNFTITLNTPSSRCLELLIERRFNLVPQHDFYEYVWGDEGKDISVNTLYQNIALLRKALKTISKKYEVMILTVPKKGFKFNEIFSVLENIATEVDNHSLTSDISIDSLTSHLSHEDTVNGNKTSPWWHRTNKKLKVSLFYVLSILVAITALVAFNFFFERREIYPLFYYTPYTDGSTCSIYTNANNSMLSRRIEELSELGVDCETTPYLYITMFRYSTRTSAIACRYPLENTSSPFCITYNLIGSNVK, encoded by the coding sequence ATGTTAAAGCGATACATTATTGACACAAACCTTGAGTTTTTCCCGCAAAATTCCCAGTTAACTGTTTTAGATGGGGATAATTTTACTATTACTCTTAATACTCCCAGCAGTCGTTGTCTGGAGCTGCTCATTGAGCGACGTTTTAATCTGGTGCCACAACATGATTTTTATGAGTACGTTTGGGGCGATGAAGGTAAGGATATTTCCGTTAACACACTCTATCAGAACATTGCATTGCTTCGTAAGGCATTAAAAACCATATCAAAAAAATATGAAGTTATGATACTAACAGTCCCTAAGAAGGGGTTTAAGTTCAATGAGATTTTTTCTGTATTAGAAAATATTGCCACGGAAGTAGATAACCATTCTTTAACTAGTGACATATCCATAGACTCCCTCACCAGCCACCTTTCTCATGAAGATACCGTTAATGGAAATAAAACCTCCCCATGGTGGCATAGAACAAATAAAAAACTGAAGGTGTCATTATTTTATGTCTTGAGTATTTTGGTTGCCATTACTGCTTTAGTGGCTTTTAACTTCTTTTTTGAAAGGAGGGAGATATATCCATTGTTCTATTACACACCCTATACAGATGGATCTACATGCAGCATATATACTAATGCTAACAATAGTATGTTATCGAGGAGAATTGAAGAGCTTAGCGAGTTAGGTGTCGATTGCGAAACCACACCATACCTCTATATCACTATGTTTAGATATAGTACTCGTACCTCTGCAATTGCGTGCCGTTATCCCTTGGAGAACACCAGTTCACCTTTCTGCATTACTTATAACTTGATTGGGAGCAATGTGAAATGA
- a CDS encoding YdgH/BhsA/McbA-like domain containing protein encodes MKNVILALVLAAASSSVMAAMPVTSSAAQGLQKIGEVSSQATTLSSFEQMIAADAKQRGASAYRITSVTVNNHVYGTADLYK; translated from the coding sequence ATGAAAAATGTAATCTTGGCTTTGGTACTGGCCGCAGCCAGCAGCAGTGTCATGGCCGCCATGCCGGTGACAAGTAGTGCTGCACAAGGGTTGCAAAAAATCGGAGAGGTTTCCAGCCAGGCGACAACGTTGAGCAGCTTTGAACAGATGATAGCCGCAGATGCGAAACAGCGAGGGGCCAGTGCCTATCGCATTACTTCAGTTACCGTTAATAACCATGTTTACGGCACCGCGGATTTGTATAAATAA
- a CDS encoding ABC transporter ATP-binding protein: MAKKKVLLTVSNVSKSFQPTAQKSHLVLSDIDLKVYDNEVVSVLGKSGSGKSTLLRIISGLISPDFGDVMLGENKVSGPNPQINMVFQNFAIFPWLTVYQNIAFGLQAQHYSQDTIDKQVIKMLNLIGLEKYRNAFPRELSGGMRQRVGFARALVVEPALLLLDEPFSSLDIYTGENLRNDLMQIWSTRQIKTRSMILVTHSITEAVMMSDRIILLGSEPGTVTGNYEITLRREERNKRSMQSLIEEISAELSQQIATSAY, encoded by the coding sequence ATGGCCAAGAAAAAAGTATTACTTACTGTCAGCAACGTTAGCAAGAGCTTCCAACCTACGGCCCAAAAATCACATTTGGTCCTTAGTGATATCGACCTCAAAGTCTATGATAATGAAGTAGTCAGCGTATTAGGGAAATCCGGCTCGGGCAAATCCACCCTACTGCGGATCATCTCAGGTTTGATATCTCCTGATTTTGGGGATGTCATGCTGGGTGAGAACAAAGTCTCAGGCCCTAACCCACAAATCAATATGGTTTTCCAGAACTTTGCTATTTTCCCTTGGTTAACCGTTTATCAAAATATCGCCTTTGGATTGCAGGCACAGCATTATTCCCAAGACACCATCGACAAGCAGGTGATAAAAATGCTGAACCTGATTGGTCTGGAAAAATACCGCAATGCTTTCCCACGAGAACTTTCCGGTGGTATGCGCCAACGGGTGGGGTTTGCCCGTGCGCTCGTCGTCGAACCTGCGTTGCTGCTACTGGATGAACCTTTCTCTTCCCTGGATATTTATACCGGAGAAAATCTACGCAACGACCTAATGCAGATCTGGTCGACGCGGCAAATAAAAACTCGCTCCATGATTTTAGTAACCCATAGCATAACAGAAGCCGTAATGATGTCAGATCGGATTATTTTGTTAGGTTCAGAACCCGGTACCGTGACCGGAAATTATGAAATCACCCTACGGCGTGAGGAGCGGAACAAACGCTCAATGCAAAGCCTGATCGAAGAAATCAGCGCTGAGCTAAGCCAGCAAATTGCTACTTCGGCCTATTAA
- a CDS encoding winged helix-turn-helix domain-containing protein, which translates to MLKKYIIDSSFEFCPATCQLTVFGAEDFIITLHVPVSRCLELLLERRFDLVSQHDFYQYVWQDEAKNVSVDTLYQSISLLRKALKSISKEYKVMILTIPRKGFKFNQIFSVQEQIGETIIASSSNSGVLIENITKALGHDDNVNDHPIYPMQHKKRVKLKSLYYYMMVILALIVILWVTYLVFKNKELSPLSSYTHHSEISGCIIYTDSAIYDLPGKIKSIKELGADCKVTPYIYITAFSYSTRVSAVSCYTPIESEASSDCTTYNLIGDSNVLPSRP; encoded by the coding sequence ATGCTAAAAAAATACATCATTGACTCAAGCTTTGAGTTTTGTCCGGCAACATGTCAACTGACTGTTTTCGGTGCTGAAGACTTTATCATTACTCTTCACGTACCTGTCAGCCGGTGTCTGGAACTGCTTCTTGAGCGGCGTTTTGATCTGGTGTCCCAACATGATTTTTACCAGTACGTTTGGCAGGATGAAGCTAAAAACGTGTCCGTTGACACTCTCTATCAAAGTATCTCGCTTCTTCGTAAGGCACTGAAAAGCATATCAAAAGAATATAAAGTTATGATATTAACGATCCCGAGGAAGGGATTCAAATTTAATCAGATTTTTTCTGTGCAGGAGCAAATTGGTGAGACAATAATTGCGTCTTCTTCAAATAGTGGCGTGCTGATAGAAAATATTACCAAAGCCCTTGGGCATGACGATAATGTTAATGATCATCCAATTTATCCCATGCAGCATAAAAAAAGGGTCAAATTAAAGAGCCTGTATTATTACATGATGGTAATATTGGCTCTTATTGTCATTTTGTGGGTAACTTACTTGGTTTTTAAAAATAAGGAGTTATCTCCATTAAGTTCTTACACGCACCATTCTGAAATTTCAGGATGTATCATATATACGGATTCCGCCATTTATGATTTACCTGGGAAAATAAAATCGATTAAAGAGTTAGGGGCAGATTGTAAGGTCACTCCTTATATCTATATCACGGCTTTTAGCTATAGCACTCGTGTATCTGCTGTTTCATGCTACACCCCGATAGAAAGCGAAGCATCATCTGACTGCACTACCTATAACTTGATCGGGGACAGCAATGTTCTGCCATCCCGACCTTGA
- a CDS encoding fimbrial protein, producing MKLSTLGLLLLSGLSSWGCLAEDSNLTISGNVMASPCVVDTDSANQTIDFGQGRSRDFLVAGSVGEWQPFSVLLTQCPITTRHATVLLTGSATSGPDGVPLYANLGSAPYVGIQIADGDTHQTLGPGSRVTLAVDNTSKTATLSLVSRLYSTGQMGAGQIRGAMQLDFTYQ from the coding sequence ATGAAATTGAGTACCCTTGGCCTATTACTTTTATCTGGACTGTCAAGTTGGGGATGTTTGGCAGAGGATTCAAATCTCACTATCAGTGGCAACGTGATGGCCAGCCCTTGCGTTGTTGACACTGACAGCGCCAATCAGACCATAGATTTTGGTCAAGGCCGCAGCCGTGACTTTCTGGTTGCGGGCAGCGTGGGAGAATGGCAGCCTTTCTCGGTTTTACTCACCCAGTGCCCGATAACCACGCGTCACGCGACCGTGTTACTGACGGGGAGCGCGACCTCCGGGCCAGATGGCGTGCCACTTTATGCTAACCTGGGTTCGGCTCCCTACGTCGGGATACAAATAGCGGATGGCGATACTCATCAAACCCTGGGGCCAGGCAGCCGGGTCACCCTGGCCGTGGATAATACCAGCAAGACCGCAACCCTCTCTCTGGTCAGCAGGTTGTACAGCACCGGCCAAATGGGTGCAGGCCAAATCAGGGGCGCCATGCAGCTCGACTTTACTTATCAATGA
- the gspS gene encoding type II secretion system pilot lipoprotein GspS, with the protein MQLTHIFRLVPVLLLLVTAGCQQPRSSLQKEPVALNEQVEQLASVIASTKYLKYKCNRSDLPSDAVIDKVAYKVAKQRGWNNAGYGALPQRSEEIYQSLMRDNTPEQTKCSSFNSLLAPFTDELRAERSS; encoded by the coding sequence ATGCAGTTAACTCATATTTTTCGTCTTGTCCCTGTGTTGCTTTTGCTGGTAACGGCGGGTTGTCAGCAACCGCGTTCTTCTCTGCAAAAGGAGCCGGTCGCCCTTAATGAACAGGTAGAACAGCTGGCTTCAGTGATTGCCAGTACCAAGTATTTGAAATATAAGTGCAATCGTAGTGATTTACCCAGCGATGCGGTTATTGACAAGGTTGCCTACAAAGTCGCCAAGCAACGAGGCTGGAATAACGCTGGCTACGGGGCTTTACCGCAGCGTAGTGAGGAAATTTATCAAAGCCTGATGAGAGACAACACGCCGGAACAAACCAAGTGCAGCAGCTTTAACAGCCTGTTGGCACCTTTTACCGACGAACTGCGTGCAGAAAGGAGCAGTTAG
- a CDS encoding fimbrial protein: MNLSKSRMALTGLYLLASPLVMAADNSTINITGNVLASPCVVDATNSVMNIKLDDIQATALSTAGSYSPWKTFSITLASCPASTTNVDMTLSGTQDPQDATRYKNTGAATNLSIELTDNAGTNLGNGKKSSVAVNSSTKQAVFTLKTRAYSATGSVMPGSIAGTVLATFTYR, encoded by the coding sequence ATGAATTTATCAAAATCAAGAATGGCGCTGACCGGCTTATATTTACTTGCCAGCCCGCTGGTGATGGCTGCGGATAACAGCACCATTAATATTACCGGCAATGTCCTTGCCTCGCCGTGCGTTGTTGATGCGACCAACTCGGTCATGAATATTAAATTGGATGATATTCAGGCGACCGCCTTGAGTACTGCGGGTTCATACAGCCCCTGGAAAACCTTTTCGATAACGTTAGCCAGTTGCCCCGCATCAACCACCAATGTTGATATGACGCTGTCTGGCACCCAAGATCCGCAGGATGCGACACGCTATAAGAATACCGGCGCGGCAACCAATCTTTCTATTGAACTGACGGACAACGCAGGGACCAATCTCGGCAATGGTAAAAAATCATCCGTTGCGGTAAATAGCTCCACCAAACAGGCCGTTTTTACCCTGAAAACACGTGCCTATTCGGCTACAGGCAGTGTGATGCCGGGGAGTATCGCGGGCACGGTTTTGGCCACCTTTACCTATAGATAA
- a CDS encoding porin: MHLAVLGLLLPVASTTLAAEIVNKDGNKLDLYGQINGVHYFSDNAGSSGDQSYTRFGFKGETQINDGIIGYGQWEYQIGLNGAETGEQSGNYTRLGFAGVKFGPFGSISYGRNYGLLYDVGSWTDVLPEFGNDSYEAADNFMTSRGNGMLTYHNQGLGGIIDGLNIGMQYQGKNRGDDAHHTQDLQTQNGDGYSFSTTYDIGWGLSAGGAYANSDRTQAQRSFGMANGDRARAWTLGLKYDRDNLYLAANYTRTQNMTYVDGGNYTGFAPKVDAVEAVAQYHFDSGITPSLAYLQSRGSDMPGIGDTDLVKYIDMALGYSFNANMSTYVEYKLNLLDKHNAAGLSADDIVETGIMYQF; the protein is encoded by the coding sequence ATGCACTTAGCAGTATTGGGGTTACTATTGCCAGTAGCCAGCACCACATTGGCTGCAGAAATCGTAAATAAAGACGGCAATAAATTGGATTTATATGGGCAGATTAATGGCGTTCATTATTTCAGTGATAATGCTGGCAGCAGCGGCGATCAGTCCTACACTCGTTTTGGCTTTAAAGGCGAAACACAAATTAATGATGGCATCATTGGGTACGGCCAGTGGGAATATCAGATTGGGCTGAACGGAGCGGAAACTGGCGAGCAAAGTGGTAACTACACGCGGTTGGGTTTTGCCGGAGTGAAATTCGGCCCGTTTGGAAGCATCAGCTATGGGCGCAACTACGGTTTACTCTATGATGTGGGAAGCTGGACCGATGTATTACCCGAGTTTGGTAATGACAGTTATGAAGCTGCCGATAACTTTATGACCAGTCGGGGCAACGGTATGTTGACCTATCATAATCAGGGTTTGGGGGGGATTATTGATGGCCTGAATATTGGCATGCAATATCAGGGAAAGAATCGGGGGGACGACGCTCATCACACGCAAGACCTACAGACACAAAACGGCGACGGATATTCCTTCTCCACGACCTACGACATTGGTTGGGGACTGAGCGCAGGCGGTGCCTACGCCAATTCGGATCGTACACAGGCACAGCGTAGTTTTGGTATGGCCAATGGCGATCGTGCCAGAGCCTGGACTCTGGGCCTGAAGTACGATCGGGATAACCTCTATCTGGCAGCAAACTATACCCGCACTCAGAACATGACCTACGTGGATGGTGGCAACTACACCGGTTTTGCACCAAAGGTCGATGCCGTCGAAGCCGTGGCACAGTATCACTTTGACTCTGGTATCACTCCTTCTCTTGCCTATTTGCAATCGCGTGGCAGCGACATGCCTGGCATCGGTGATACCGATCTGGTCAAGTATATAGATATGGCGCTGGGTTATAGCTTCAATGCCAATATGTCGACCTATGTAGAGTACAAACTGAACCTGCTGGATAAACATAATGCAGCCGGTTTAAGTGCTGATGATATCGTCGAGACGGGGATTATGTACCAGTTCTGA
- a CDS encoding ABC transporter ATP-binding protein produces MIIQEVVLSAKQVNKAFIGENKLPKEVLRDVDLNVHKGEFVTILGQSGSGKSTLMRIFAGLIFPDTGTVSLAGKPIEGPDTDISMVFQSYALYPWLTVYDNIAFGLLAQDLPPQLIDKKLKALLTLVGLNGYEKAWPRELSGGMRQRVGFARALAVEPKVLLLDEPFSSLDIFTAQKLRMDLMNIWTNQKINTSAIVMVSHDIEEAVMMSDRVVIMDANKRQITDEIVIDRPRESRGRQNMAAIIDETSERLYKRIATSQKAS; encoded by the coding sequence ATGATTATTCAAGAAGTGGTGCTCAGCGCCAAGCAGGTAAACAAAGCCTTCATTGGCGAAAACAAGCTCCCCAAGGAAGTGCTGCGCGACGTGGATCTGAATGTTCACAAGGGTGAATTCGTTACGATCCTTGGGCAGTCAGGTTCAGGAAAATCAACGTTGATGCGGATATTTGCTGGCCTGATTTTCCCTGATACCGGCACGGTATCGCTGGCAGGAAAACCTATCGAAGGGCCTGATACCGATATCAGCATGGTATTCCAGTCTTATGCTCTTTATCCGTGGCTCACGGTGTACGACAACATCGCCTTTGGCCTGCTCGCACAAGACTTGCCACCGCAATTGATCGACAAAAAGCTGAAAGCATTACTCACACTGGTTGGCTTGAACGGGTATGAGAAAGCCTGGCCCCGTGAACTTTCCGGTGGTATGCGCCAGCGCGTAGGTTTTGCCCGTGCATTAGCCGTGGAACCCAAAGTTTTGCTGTTGGATGAACCCTTTTCTTCTCTTGATATCTTCACCGCGCAGAAACTGCGGATGGATTTAATGAATATCTGGACGAACCAAAAAATTAATACCAGTGCCATCGTCATGGTGAGCCATGACATAGAAGAAGCGGTCATGATGTCCGACCGAGTCGTCATTATGGATGCCAATAAACGGCAGATCACCGATGAGATCGTTATCGACAGGCCAAGAGAATCACGAGGCAGACAGAATATGGCAGCCATTATTGATGAAACCAGCGAACGTTTATATAAGAGAATTGCGACATCACAAAAAGCATCATAA
- a CDS encoding fimbrial protein, with protein MAAAYKGTQEMKNIVKMMGGVLFLYSTHAWSFFACNTESTGVTINAPTLVVQRDLPVGARLAAPDFTSPITLLFSCPEGRTYPTGGQNLGVKATTTFTGMVAGGGARIYKTNLPGLGIQLGGTLAAGAPGQGWVGRAGNIDGNVNQGAFSFTDSVLRSASAGAAVTFYKIGDMSSGVLTQQVGSMILGQAGNWAQPEVPVNITGMSVTVLACSLTTPTVAAPLGNVYATAFTGVGSTTGNVDFNLGLNCAAGTKVNVTMNGIQNTDTANTSVLALTGAGSAGVAKGVGAQILYNNTPLNIGSSLLLKTAAGGIETFPFKARYYQTLSNVLPGSANATATLNITYL; from the coding sequence ATGGCCGCTGCTTATAAAGGAACCCAAGAAATGAAGAATATCGTCAAGATGATGGGAGGGGTGTTGTTTTTATACAGCACCCACGCCTGGTCTTTCTTTGCTTGTAACACCGAATCTACCGGCGTCACGATCAATGCCCCGACGCTGGTTGTTCAGCGAGATCTGCCCGTCGGTGCCCGTTTGGCCGCGCCGGATTTTACCTCTCCTATCACGCTGTTATTCAGTTGCCCGGAGGGGAGGACCTACCCCACGGGGGGACAAAATTTAGGTGTCAAGGCGACGACAACCTTTACCGGAATGGTTGCAGGTGGTGGAGCCCGCATTTATAAAACCAATCTTCCCGGGCTGGGGATACAGTTGGGAGGAACGCTAGCAGCCGGAGCCCCTGGACAGGGCTGGGTTGGGCGTGCTGGCAATATAGACGGCAATGTGAACCAGGGGGCATTTTCGTTCACTGATAGCGTGTTGAGGTCGGCGTCAGCCGGCGCGGCGGTCACTTTTTATAAAATAGGGGACATGTCTTCAGGCGTGCTTACCCAGCAAGTCGGGTCAATGATCCTGGGTCAGGCGGGCAATTGGGCCCAACCCGAAGTTCCGGTCAATATTACCGGGATGAGTGTGACGGTGCTGGCCTGTTCACTGACCACGCCGACGGTGGCTGCCCCGTTGGGCAATGTCTATGCCACCGCCTTTACCGGGGTCGGTTCTACAACGGGTAACGTTGATTTTAACCTGGGGCTCAATTGTGCTGCCGGTACCAAAGTCAATGTGACCATGAACGGGATACAAAACACGGATACTGCCAATACCAGCGTGCTGGCATTAACCGGTGCCGGGAGTGCGGGGGTAGCAAAAGGGGTAGGTGCACAGATTTTGTATAACAATACGCCCTTGAACATTGGTTCTAGCCTGTTGTTGAAAACCGCTGCCGGTGGTATTGAGACCTTCCCTTTTAAAGCGCGTTATTATCAAACCCTGAGCAATGTTTTACCGGGTTCCGCCAATGCAACGGCAACACTGAATATTACTTATCTTTAA